The Ursus arctos isolate Adak ecotype North America chromosome X, UrsArc2.0, whole genome shotgun sequence genome includes the window aaggtatataatGAAACAGTAGTAAATCCCCACCCATCCTGCTCAACTCAGTTCCCCAAATCAGAGGCAAAAACGTCTACACCTGTCTGTTTGGTGGTTACCTCCTTTCTTCCTTAAGAATAGGCTTTTATTACTACTTTTTGACTTGATAAAGTGAGGGATTTTGACTTCCCGCTgtcccagcagccccctcccccctcactatggctgaatcactatttttaaatCTCCTGTTGGCTACCTTGCTGGCTTTAATAATACGGTCCCTAAACCCGCCTTATTCTTTCAACTAGGGACAGAATCTGGACTTCCTTCTTCACTTCCTgctttcctcctctctgcctgcccaGTTGTTGCCTGGGCTGTGCACTGTCCAAGCGGCTAACCTTCCCATCCGGTTCTATCACCGTCATGAAGTCTTCCCTGCTTAGCTGACAGATTTGGTCTAAAAACGCAAAACCTTCACTTCTATTTCCATCGGAATGATTATTCAAATACGGTTCACTGAAGAGCTGAGCCGCAGCGAGCGCTGCACGTGCCCATCAGTGTTCAAGCTGATTCCCTCTCTCCCGCTCCTGGCAGCTGTTCAAAACCCGGCCACGTCTGAGGTTGCTTCCTATTCGAAGCCTGCTTTCCTTGTACAGTTCGAAATGTTCGTCTTCCCCTGCAGTTTCTGTTCGCCGCTGACTTGGCCTTGGGGATGAAGTCATGTGTGCCTTCCAGATCACGTTATTAATTTCCTCCAGCTTCTAACTCAGTCCATCTAATGGCTTAGGATTCATTCTATTCAGTTGCAAGTCTGTTCACATCTTATTCGAATTTGGAAGATTTGCTTTCCCAATCGGACCGTGGCTGTACAGTTGGCTCACCTTTTGGTCGTTAGTAACCTTGCCTCTTGTGTTCCCCCTTCGGGCATCCCGAGACCACCGGCGCTTCCTCACGTTCGGGCTGGTTTGTGATTCATGGCTGCAAGAACGTCTCAAGTATTTCTGAGGATTTTCAGAGTTTAAAGTTCTCTCCTGTTCCTTGAAGTATCTATTTCCTAGAGAATCACCTTTTCATTCGATCCTCGGCTTTTTTGGTTCTCCTGTAGGCTTTCCGCAACTGCTGATTTCTAGCCGCGCATATCCGTGGAAGACAAGGCAGTGCAAAGGCAGCCCGGCGAGTCTGCATGTGCGAGTCCACCGGCCGCGGTGCTCTCGAGCCGGCGAGCCAGGGGGTGGAAGCCAGCCAACCTTCGGGGACCCCCGAACGCCACCAAGTTAGTTGCTCTAAATATGTACCTGCAGGCGGACGTTGAGCATCACCGAGGCCACCATGTAGAAGTAGGGGAAGTTGGTGCGCAGCCGCCAGGCCAGGTCGAAAAAGGTGATCAGCGTGCGCGTGAGCCCCTTGCAGAAGGCGCCGTAGGAGCCACGGGTCGCCGCCGAGCGCGACAGCCGCACCCCCAGGGCCGACAgggccgccaccgccgccgccgccgctgccgctgccgccatCGGTCTGGCGTCGTCTCCCAGACGGTGCCGGGAGCCCAGGGCTTCCAGCCGGCTGCGCCGACCCACCGATGGACGGACCGAGAGACGCGCGCGGGAACAGCCGGCGCCGGGGGCCCACTGGGCGGCCGCAGATGCCAGCCGCGCTGCACCGCAGATGTCTTCCTTCCCCGCCGCGGCGATCGGCAATCGCTGGTGCTCCGCCGGGGCCGCGGCACTGAGCTTCCTCGGAGTGGGCGGGGCGCCGGAGATAGCGAGCCCCTGgactgggaagggagggggtgggggtggggaggcggggacccaaggctggaggcaggggagggagggggaggggcacgtgGCTTTCCCGGGAGACCCAGCTTCCTCCTCCCggtggtcctttttttttttttttttaatgttttaaattttaacgGAAGCAAAACGAAACTTGCACAAAGCGTTAGAAGAGTTCCTTCGTAAACATGATCTTGAAAAGCTTAGAAGCGTGAACTCGTTTCCTGTTGCCTCAAATCCCTTTAGGAATTTTTTCAATCCTCAACTGTGAGCTAGCATGAACACACAAAACCTATTCATTTTCTCAACTGTAATTTTACAGTGCACCTTCTGCTTGAATGATTCAAGCGACTTCGGAAATTTGGTTTTAGATCTTTAGTATTCTTCTAATGGGAAAAGTTACACAGACAAGTTGTTTGAAATTTTC containing:
- the LOC113270977 gene encoding small integral membrane protein 10-like protein 2A yields the protein MAAAAAAAAAVAALSALGVRLSRSAATRGSYGAFCKGLTRTLITFFDLAWRLRTNFPYFYMVASVMLNVRLQVHI